From the genome of Callithrix jacchus isolate 240 chromosome 7, calJac240_pri, whole genome shotgun sequence, one region includes:
- the DVL1 gene encoding segment polarity protein dishevelled homolog DVL-1 isoform X7 gives MLRVKPWESLSSASDTHQELPRGETAWLLPLCTSSRGCACWAHVEDLRVPGLGARVVKEEILDDNAKLPCFNGRVVSWLVLAEGAHSDAGSQGTDSHTDLPPPLERTGGIGDSRPPSFHPNVASSRDGMDNEMGTESMVSHRRERARRRNREEATRTNGHPRGDRRRDVGLPPDSTSTALSSELESSSFVDSDEDGSTSRLSSSTEQSTSSRLIRKHKRRRRKQRLRQTDRASSFSSITDSTMSLNIVTVTLNMERHHFLGISIVGQSNDRGDGGIYIGSIMKGGAVAADGRIEPGDMLLQVNDVNFENMSNDDAVRVLREIVSQTGPISLTVAKCWDPTPRSYFTVPRADPVRPIDPAAWLSHTAALTGALPRYGTSPCSSAVTRTSSSSLTSSVPGAPQLEEAPLTVKSDMGAVVRVMQLPDSGLEIRDRMWLKITIANAVIGADVVDWLYTHVEGFKERREARKYASSLLKHGFLRHTVNKITFSEQCYYVFGDLCSNLAALNLNSGSSGASDQDTLAPLPHPTTPWPLGQGYPYQYPGPPPCFPPAYQDPGFSYGSGSTGSQQSEALD, from the exons ATGCTCCGGGTGAAGCCCTGGGAGAGCTTGTCTTCTGCTTCTGACACCCACCAGGAGCTGCCCAGGGGAGAGACAGCCTGGCTGCTGCCCCTGTGCACTTCCAGCAGAGGCTGTGCCTGCTGGGCACACGTGGAGGACCTGCGGGTGCCGGGCCTGGGAGCACG GGTGGTGAAGGAGGAGATCTTGGACGACAACGCCAAGCTGCCCTGCTTCAACGGCCGCGTGGTCTCCTGG CTGGTCCTGGCTGAGGGTGCTCACTCAGATGCCGGCTCCCAGGGCACGGACAGCCACACagacctgcctccacctcttgagCGGACAGGTGGCATCGGGGACTCCCGGCCCCCCTCCTTCCA CCCGAATGTGGCCAGCAGCCGTGATGGGATGGACAATGAGATGGGCACGGAGTCCATGGTCAGCCACCGGCGGGAGCGTGCCCGCCGCCGGAACCGCGAGGAGG CCACCCGGACCAATGGGCATCCAAGGGGAGACCGGCGGCGGGATGTGGGGCTGCCCCCAGACAGCACATCCACTGCCCTGAGCAGCGAGCTCGAGTCCAGCAGCTTTGTGGACTCAGATGAGGATGGCAGCACGAGCAG GCTGAGCAGCTCCACGGAGCAGAGCACGTCATCCAGGCTCATCCGGAAGCACAAGCGCCGGCGGAGGAAGCAGCGCCTGCGGCAGACGGACCGG GCCTCCTCCTTCAGCAGCATTACGGACTCCACCATGTCTCTCAACATCGTCACCGTCACGCTCAACATGG AGAGACACCACTTCCTTGGCATCAGCATCGTGGGGCAGAGCAACGATCGAGGAGATGGTGGCATTTACATAGGTTCCATCATGAAAGGCGGGGCAGTGGCCGCTGATGGCCGAATTGAGCCCGGGGACATGCTGCTGCAG GTGAACGATGTGAACTTTGAGAACATGAGCAACGACGATGCCGTGCGGGTTCTTCGGGAGATCGTGTCCCAGACAGG GCCCATCAGCCTTACCGTGGCCAAGTGCTGGGACCCAACACCCCGAAGCTACTTCACTGTCCCAAGGG CTGACCCGGTGCGGCCCATCGACCCTGCTGCCTGGCTGTCCCACACGGCGGCACTGACGGGAGCCCTGCCCCGCTACGGTACGAGCCCCTGCTCCAGCGCCGTCACACGCACCAGCTCCTCCTCACTAACCAGCTCCGTGCCTGGTGCTCCGC AGCTGGAGGAGGCGCCGCTGACGGTGAAGAGTGACATGGGCGCCGTCGTCCGGGTCATGCAGCTGCCAGACTCGGGACTGGAGATTCGTGACCGCATGTGGCTCAAGATCACCATTGCCAACGCCGTCATTG GAGCGGACGTGGTGGACTGGCTGTACACACATGTGGAGGGCTTCAAGGAGCGGCGGGAGGCCCGGAAGTATGCCAGCAGCTTGCTGAAGCATGGCTTCCTGCGGCACACGGTCAATAAGATCACCTTCTCCGAGCAGTGCTACTACGTCTTCGGGGACCTGTGTAGCA ATCTCGCGGCCCTGAACCTCAACAGTGGCTCCAGCGGGGCCTCGGATCAGGACACACTGGCCCCGCTGCCCCACCCGACCACCCCCTGGCCCCTGGGTCAGGGTTACCCCTACCAGTACCCGGGGCCCCCGCCCTGCTTCCCACCTGCCTACCAGGACCCGGGCTTTAGCTATGGCAGCGGCAGCACTGGGAGTCAGCAGAGCGAAG CCTTAGACTGA
- the DVL1 gene encoding segment polarity protein dishevelled homolog DVL-1 isoform X6, whose product MAETKIIYHMDEEETPYLVKLPVAPERVTLADFKNVLSNRPVHAYKFFFKSMDQDFGVVKEEILDDNAKLPCFNGRVVSWLVLAEGAHSDAGSQGTDSHTDLPPPLERTGGIGDSRPPSFHPNVASSRDGMDNEMGTESMVSHRRERARRRNREEATRTNGHPRGDRRRDVGLPPDSTSTALSSELESSSFVDSDEDGSTSRLSSSTEQSTSSRLIRKHKRRRRKQRLRQTDRASSFSSITDSTMSLNIVTVTLNMERHHFLGISIVGQSNDRGDGGIYIGSIMKGGAVAADGRIEPGDMLLQVNDVNFENMSNDDAVRVLREIVSQTGPISLTVAKCWDPTPRSYFTVPRADPVRPIDPAAWLSHTAALTGALPRYGTSPCSSAVTRTSSSSLTSSVPGAPQLEEAPLTVKSDMGAVVRVMQLPDSGLEIRDRMWLKITIANAVIGADVVDWLYTHVEGFKERREARKYASSLLKHGFLRHTVNKITFSEQCYYVFGDLCSNLAALNLNSGSSGASDQDTLAPLPHPTTPWPLGQGYPYQYPGPPPCFPPAYQDPGFSYGSGSTGSQQSEALD is encoded by the exons ATGGCGGAGACCAAGATCATCTATCACATGGACGAGGAGGAGACGCCGTACCTGGTCAAGCTGCCCGTGGCCCCCGAGCGCGTCACGCTGGCCGACTTCAAGAACGTGCTCAGCAACCGGCCGGTGCACGCCTACAAATTCTTCTTCAAGTCCATGGACCAGGACTTCGG GGTGGTGAAGGAGGAGATCTTGGACGACAACGCCAAGCTGCCCTGCTTCAACGGCCGCGTGGTCTCCTGG CTGGTCCTGGCTGAGGGTGCTCACTCAGATGCCGGCTCCCAGGGCACGGACAGCCACACagacctgcctccacctcttgagCGGACAGGTGGCATCGGGGACTCCCGGCCCCCCTCCTTCCA CCCGAATGTGGCCAGCAGCCGTGATGGGATGGACAATGAGATGGGCACGGAGTCCATGGTCAGCCACCGGCGGGAGCGTGCCCGCCGCCGGAACCGCGAGGAGG CCACCCGGACCAATGGGCATCCAAGGGGAGACCGGCGGCGGGATGTGGGGCTGCCCCCAGACAGCACATCCACTGCCCTGAGCAGCGAGCTCGAGTCCAGCAGCTTTGTGGACTCAGATGAGGATGGCAGCACGAGCAG GCTGAGCAGCTCCACGGAGCAGAGCACGTCATCCAGGCTCATCCGGAAGCACAAGCGCCGGCGGAGGAAGCAGCGCCTGCGGCAGACGGACCGG GCCTCCTCCTTCAGCAGCATTACGGACTCCACCATGTCTCTCAACATCGTCACCGTCACGCTCAACATGG AGAGACACCACTTCCTTGGCATCAGCATCGTGGGGCAGAGCAACGATCGAGGAGATGGTGGCATTTACATAGGTTCCATCATGAAAGGCGGGGCAGTGGCCGCTGATGGCCGAATTGAGCCCGGGGACATGCTGCTGCAG GTGAACGATGTGAACTTTGAGAACATGAGCAACGACGATGCCGTGCGGGTTCTTCGGGAGATCGTGTCCCAGACAGG GCCCATCAGCCTTACCGTGGCCAAGTGCTGGGACCCAACACCCCGAAGCTACTTCACTGTCCCAAGGG CTGACCCGGTGCGGCCCATCGACCCTGCTGCCTGGCTGTCCCACACGGCGGCACTGACGGGAGCCCTGCCCCGCTACGGTACGAGCCCCTGCTCCAGCGCCGTCACACGCACCAGCTCCTCCTCACTAACCAGCTCCGTGCCTGGTGCTCCGC AGCTGGAGGAGGCGCCGCTGACGGTGAAGAGTGACATGGGCGCCGTCGTCCGGGTCATGCAGCTGCCAGACTCGGGACTGGAGATTCGTGACCGCATGTGGCTCAAGATCACCATTGCCAACGCCGTCATTG GAGCGGACGTGGTGGACTGGCTGTACACACATGTGGAGGGCTTCAAGGAGCGGCGGGAGGCCCGGAAGTATGCCAGCAGCTTGCTGAAGCATGGCTTCCTGCGGCACACGGTCAATAAGATCACCTTCTCCGAGCAGTGCTACTACGTCTTCGGGGACCTGTGTAGCA ATCTCGCGGCCCTGAACCTCAACAGTGGCTCCAGCGGGGCCTCGGATCAGGACACACTGGCCCCGCTGCCCCACCCGACCACCCCCTGGCCCCTGGGTCAGGGTTACCCCTACCAGTACCCGGGGCCCCCGCCCTGCTTCCCACCTGCCTACCAGGACCCGGGCTTTAGCTATGGCAGCGGCAGCACTGGGAGTCAGCAGAGCGAAG CCTTAGACTGA